In Trueperaceae bacterium, a single genomic region encodes these proteins:
- a CDS encoding BTAD domain-containing putative transcriptional regulator has protein sequence MVLRADLLGGVRFTWAGADVMPRSRKGTALLAFLCLSERAVRREDLAELLWGPGRSANLRQELYELRQLPGAAAWLKDGDDAVAVAAETDVAELEATGELPGFPSGVTLRLLPGLGRVNAPAFRDWLEQERARVAALAAKAWRERAERLEEEGRYEEALAVVDAALAAEPLDERLHRVGMRCAYLSGDTAAALARFEACREVLGREVGGEPSDETSRLAAAIGRGDRLASSLDPGRLGPDLKALVEALTVAGEALDAELLAGVVGRQPEDVSTDLARLERGGWLDDHLVLVPEAASRAHRTMPAATRRWLHRRLADELSRAPGVAPARVAAHLLGAARPAEAAPLLVAAAEAMVGRAEPASAVPHLLRALWASWEDRETRLRAALLLEGCASQTGDAGLQEAALEAAE, from the coding sequence GTGGTCCTGCGCGCGGACCTGTTGGGGGGCGTCCGGTTCACCTGGGCCGGAGCCGACGTCATGCCGCGTTCGCGCAAGGGGACGGCCCTCCTCGCCTTCCTCTGCCTGAGCGAGAGGGCGGTGCGTCGCGAGGACCTGGCGGAGCTCCTGTGGGGCCCCGGTCGGTCGGCGAACCTACGGCAAGAGCTCTACGAGCTGCGCCAACTGCCCGGAGCCGCCGCTTGGCTGAAAGACGGGGACGACGCCGTCGCGGTGGCGGCAGAGACGGATGTCGCCGAGCTCGAGGCCACGGGAGAGCTGCCCGGCTTCCCATCTGGCGTGACGCTGCGGCTGCTGCCCGGACTCGGCCGCGTAAACGCCCCAGCCTTCAGGGACTGGCTCGAGCAGGAGCGCGCCCGCGTGGCCGCCCTGGCGGCGAAGGCTTGGCGGGAGCGCGCCGAACGGCTCGAGGAGGAGGGCCGGTACGAGGAGGCGCTCGCGGTCGTCGACGCTGCGCTGGCCGCCGAGCCCCTCGATGAGCGGCTGCACCGCGTCGGCATGCGCTGTGCCTACCTCTCTGGGGACACGGCGGCAGCGCTCGCGCGCTTCGAAGCCTGCCGCGAGGTTCTGGGCCGCGAGGTCGGCGGGGAGCCCTCTGACGAGACGTCGCGGCTCGCAGCGGCGATCGGTCGCGGCGACCGGCTCGCCTCGTCCCTAGACCCCGGCAGGCTCGGGCCCGATCTGAAGGCTCTCGTCGAGGCCCTGACCGTGGCCGGCGAGGCGCTCGACGCCGAGCTGCTCGCCGGGGTCGTGGGGCGCCAGCCCGAGGACGTCTCGACCGACCTAGCGCGCCTCGAGCGCGGCGGCTGGCTGGACGACCACCTCGTCCTCGTCCCCGAGGCGGCGAGCCGGGCGCACAGGACCATGCCTGCGGCCACGAGGCGATGGCTGCATCGCAGGCTGGCCGACGAGCTGAGCAGGGCGCCCGGCGTGGCACCAGCCAGGGTCGCGGCCCACCTTCTCGGCGCCGCACGACCCGCCGAGGCCGCACCGCTGCTCGTCGCGGCGGCCGAAGCCATGGTCGGCCGGGCCGAGCCGGCGAGCGCCGTTCCTCACCTGCTCAGGGCGCTGTGGGCCTCCTGGGAGGACAGGGAGACGAGGCTCCGAGCCGCGCTGCTCCTCGAGGGCTGCGCGTCGCAGACCGGCGACGCCGGGCTGCAGGAGGCGGCCCTGGAGGCGGCCGAGG